CAGAGAGACTTTCCTGAATAGCTTGCGAAACCAGTCGTTTGCAATGATGTGGGATCGTATGTAAATAGGAAGGATTCAACGAATCTTCCTGGATCTTATCGATCATCTTACTCGCAGCAAGTGCGGAATGCGATTTTTCTTTTTCCCAGCCCGCGTAAATGAAAGGATCATATAGAAACTTTCTAAAATTCTTTTTGCCGGACATGGCAAGAAGGCGGATGGTTTTTACGAATTCCTGTGCGAGATCCTGAGGTATTGAAGTTCTTTTTTCGGCCATTGATAAAAGGATCTTTAGAACCCATTTGACTGGGTTTTTCGCCGATTTGAAACAATATGTTAGGCGAAATTTCGCTGTAGATCCAGAGCAGAATGTTTTACTATCCTATCAAAAAGCATAGCAAATTCCGAAGAAGGGACTGCGGTCTAAATCCTGAAATCGGACATAAGATCCGAACGAGTAGTAGCAAAATAGAAAGGAAACGTTTCGTATCAGGAAATTTTAAACTAGTAAAATGGCTCTCGTTCCCTTAGAAGGCTCGCTTTCGAAATCCAAAAACGCATCCAATCTTTTAGCCATATCGAAACAAATAGAGAGCCCGATTCCAAGTCCTCTTTCTCGAATAGTCCCGAGTCTAGAGCTCAGGCGACCTTCTCTCAGATCTCTCAAATGATCCGGATCGATCCCCATTCCCTGATCTTCTACCTGGAACTTGAACTTCTCATCTTGTAACCCGGCTGTAACCATTACATTTTTTCCGGGAGGAGTAAATTTGAGCGCGTTCGAGATAAGATTCCTAAGAATAATACTTAATACTTCCTTATCCGTGCTAAGAAGGGAAGGAGGTTTTACCTGTAAGGAGAAACCTATTTTTTTGGTCTGAGCCATGGCTCCGTAAAAGGAAACGATCTCGGTGAACAATTCCCCTGCATCGAATAATTCTTTCTTAATATTCAAATATCCGAAATTAGCGGACGCCCAGTGAGCCGTATTATTGATGAAGTCTGTAACGGATTTAAGTTCGCTGATGATTTTCTTAGCGAATAATTCCTTGTCTTCAGGAGCGATATCAGTGATCAACATCAGCTCCGCAAGAGAACCCACTTGCGTCAGCGGAGTTCTTAGATCATGAGTGAGTACAGAAAGCACTCGATCTTTAAAATCATTTCTTCTTTGCAATTCTTCTCTCTGTCGATAGACCTCGTCAATGTCCATAAAGGCCACTACGAAATAGTTATCCCAAAGAGAACTCTTTACCTCGAACCATTTATCTTGCCCGTTCTTAAGCCGGATCTTGACGGTGACGAATACGGAATCTAATCCTTCTTTCTTAGCGGCCCGTACCTTGGTGTACCACTCATCCATTACCTTTTTACGATATTCTGGATCCGGAAAGGCGAGAAGGAACCAATCTTGTGCATTCGTAATCTCTTCGTATTGGTATCCAATCTGATCTAGAAAGGCTCGATTGAGATAAAGCACTTCCTCCTGTCCAGGCTCACCGAAGGAAAGTCCGAATGGACAAGGGACAAAATCACCGATCTTACGCAGTATATCCGGGTGATTCAGAACGTCCGAAGAATTATCTTGCAGGTTCATAAGAGAAGAGCTCGGCCGAAAAATTTAGGTCAGAGTATACTCGATCAAATAGAATTTAAAAGCCTTTTTGTTGAATATCAAAGCATTCCATTATTGAGTTTTAATAGGAACAAGGAGACGAAATTTCGACAATCTTTTGGCCTGATTTTCCCTAGCAAATATCCCAATTTAGATATAACAAATGTACAAATGGAATCAGTTAGATTCTATACTAATCTTTGTAACATCCGCTAAACCTCTGATCTCATCCACAATCTTCAGAACATCAAATTCTCTAGGGACAGAGATCGTAAGTTTAATTTGAATACTTTTCGTTTGATAATCTTGCATAAAAGACTCGGATACTAAACGAAGTTTATTCCGCAATAGAAGCTCTCTAAATCCTTTCCGATGGAATTTCTTCTGCTTTAGATCCAGGACCAGCACCTTGTATTCGTATTTACCAAAATACTTTTCTTCAATGGAATCGAATACGATCAGAATAATCAGAGTGGCG
Above is a window of Leptospira semungkisensis DNA encoding:
- a CDS encoding PAS domain-containing sensor histidine kinase, whose product is MNLQDNSSDVLNHPDILRKIGDFVPCPFGLSFGEPGQEEVLYLNRAFLDQIGYQYEEITNAQDWFLLAFPDPEYRKKVMDEWYTKVRAAKKEGLDSVFVTVKIRLKNGQDKWFEVKSSLWDNYFVVAFMDIDEVYRQREELQRRNDFKDRVLSVLTHDLRTPLTQVGSLAELMLITDIAPEDKELFAKKIISELKSVTDFINNTAHWASANFGYLNIKKELFDAGELFTEIVSFYGAMAQTKKIGFSLQVKPPSLLSTDKEVLSIILRNLISNALKFTPPGKNVMVTAGLQDEKFKFQVEDQGMGIDPDHLRDLREGRLSSRLGTIRERGLGIGLSICFDMAKRLDAFLDFESEPSKGTRAILLV